The sequence GGCACCTAGCTTTGACTTACTCGTCATCGGGGCGAGCGAGTCGTCCATGTTCTACCGCCTCTTTGGCTCACACCAAAATAGTTTCATTGACAATTCCCCCATCCCTGTGTTGGTGGCAAAGTAATGCCTCCCATCACCACAAGACTCAACCGCTTATTAAATGCGGCGATGGCCCTAGCGAGCAAGCTCTCACACCGCTACATCACCCCCGAGCATTTGTTTTTATTATGCTCAATGACAAAGAGGTGCAAGGCTTTTTAAGGCGTTTGGATTTAGACATAGAGGAGGCGAAGCAACTCACCCAAAACCACCTCACCGAGAACATCCCCACCTATGAAAACGCCCCAGAGGGGCATGGCAAAACTCCCGTAAATGACGAGCATTTAAACCGCCTGCTTCAGGCCCTAAGCCGCTACGCCAAAGAAATGCCCCACAAGGTGCTAGATGTGCAGGATTTGCTGTGGCTCATGGTGGAGAAAATCCCTTGCTATGCCACCGAAATCCTAAAAACCTATGGCATTGATGGTCCTAAAATCCTAGAACAACCCCCCTTAACCTTCTCCAAAGAGAAAACCTCCGCTTTAAGGAAGTTCGCCCGGGATTTAAACGCCCTCGCCTCCAAGCACGCCATCGACCCCGTTTCACATAGAGAAGTGGAGATCCAAAAAGTCATCGAGGTCTTGGGGCGGCGCAAGAAAAACAACCCCCTCTTGGTGGGCGAGCCGGGCGTGGGCAAAACCGCCATTGCTGAGGGGTTGGCCTTGAAAATCGCCAACCAAGAAGTCCCCCCATTTTTATCAGGGCGCACCATTTACGCCCTAGATTTGAGTGCGATGGTCGCAGGGAGCAAGTATAGAGGCGAATTTGAAAAACGCCTCAAAAAGACCCTAAAAGAATTACAACGGGACAAGGGAAGTATTTTATTCATCGATGAAATCCACACCGTGCTAGGGGCGGGGGCTTCAAGCGCAGGGGCACTTGATGGGGCAAACATCTTAAAGCCTATGCTCGCTGATGGCTCTTTAAGCTGCATTGGCGCGACCACCTTTGACGAGTTTAGAGCGGTGCTCGAAAAGGACAAAGCCTTTTGCCGCCGCTTTAGTAAAATTGACATCTTAGAGCCCTCTAAAGAGGATTGCTATGGCATCTTAGAGGACATCTCGAGCTACTACGAGCGCCACCACAAGGTCAAATACAGCAAAGAAGCCCTAAAGGCTTGCGTGGATTTGTCCGTGCATTATTTGCACGAAAACTTTTTACCCGACAAGGCGATCGATTTAATGGACATGGCCGGCTCGTTTAAGAAAATCTACGCCCCAAGCAGCCCCCCCCCCACCATTTCTAAAAACGACATTGAAAATGTGCTGTCTTTTAAAATAGACATCCCCAAAGCCCACATCAGCCCCGAGAAGAAAAACCGCCTCAAAGGGCTAGAGGACCAACTCAAAAAAGAAGTCTTCGCCCAAGATCAGGCGATCGCCCGCTTGGTGGAAACCATTAAAATCCACGCTTCGGGTTTGGCGGGGGCAAGAAAACCCGTGGCAAGTTTCTTATTCGTAGGCCCTAGTGGGGTGGGTAAAACCGAGCTAGCCAAAGCCCTAGCCAAGCACCTACACTTGCATTTAGAACGCTTTGACATGAGCGAGTATAAAGAACCGCACAGCATTTCTAAGCTCATCGGTGCGCCCTCGGGGTATGTGGGCTTTGAGCAGGGCGGGCTGTTGGTGAATGCCATTAGAAAGCACCCTCGTTGTGTGCTGCTTTTAGACGAGATCGAAAAGGCGCACCCCAATGTCTACGACCTGCTTTTGCAAATCACAGACGATGCGACCCTCACCGACAACACCGGGCGCAAGAGCGACTTTAGCCACACCATTTTAATTTTAACCTCCAATGCCGGCAGCCAAGCTTTAGGCAAGTTGGGCTTTTTAGAGGACAACGCCCACCGCTACCAAAACGCCCTCAAAGAAATTTTAAGCCCTGAACTGCGCTCAAGACTGGATGCGATTTTAACCTTCAAACCCCTAGACTTGGCGCATTTGGAATGCGTGGTGCAAAAAGAGTGCAAGAAAATCGAGGCCATGCTTGCCCCTCGTAACATCAGCCTTGCGGTGGATAAATCCGCCATTAACTACCTCGCCACTTTATGCCAAAAAGACCCCCTAGGCGCACGCATTGTGGAAAAATTAGTCCATCAGCATATCAAGGTGAAACTGAGCGATGCGCTGCTCTTTGGTGGGCTTAAAGAGGGGGGGAGTGCGAAATTCACATGGCGCAACCAAGAAATGCAACTAACGCTCAAAAACACGAGCAAAACCCGCAAACTGCGCCAAACCACGAAAACGCCCTAATGCCGCTCATCCAAGCCCTGTATAGCAAAATCCACCGCGCGGTGGTTACGGATGCGAATTTAAATTACGAAGGCTCGATCACTCTAGGCGCGGACTTGTTAAAAGCCTCTAAACTTGCCCCCTTCATGAAGGTGGATATTTTAAACATCAACAACGGAGCGCGCTTTAGCACCTATGTCATTGAGGGCGCGGGCTATGAAGTGTGTATCAATGGGGCGGCAAGCCGCTTAGTGCAAAAGGGCGACCTTGTGATCATTGTCGCCTATGTGTCGCTTCCCTTAGAGGACTTACCAAACCACAAGCCTCACATCGTGTTTGTGGACCACAACAACGCCCCCAAGAAGGATATTTCATGTTAGATTTTAGCCAATTTGGCGGTTTGCTCTCCAGCTTGCAAGAGCAGATTAAAGAAATGGAGAACAAGAGCAAGGAAACCACCTTTGAGGCCAAGAGCGGGGGCGGGCTTGTGAAGGTGAAGTTTAATGGGGCGGGCGAGCTCTTAGACATTTTTATAGACGATGGTTTGCTTGAGGATAAAGAAGCCTTGCAAATCTACTTAATGAGCGCGCTTAATGAGGCGTATAAACAAGTGGAGGACGCAAGAAAAAACGCCGCCTTTGGCATGCTCGGGGGGATCAACCCCTTTGCCAAATAGGGTTTTGGTGTGGATTAAAGCCGCCTAATGCCCCACGCACGAAAACGCTTTTTGCTTGCTTTTTTAGGGCTATTGGCTCTCTTTTTAAATGCCCTTCAAGGCTATGACTTCTCGCATTGTGAGGGCTATTACAAAAGGGCGAGCCATTCGGGCAGTGTGTCCTTGTTTTGGAAAGGTGGGCAAGTGTCCTTTGCCCATGGCAAACTCCCCAAGGGGGCGAAAATTTTAAAAGCAGACCCCTTCATCGGCTTTTACTTACTCAAAACCCCCCCTACCGAGTTTGCCTACAATCTCTTAGACATCGACGAGCGTGCCTACACCCACCCCTTAGCAAGTATCAGCACAGACAGAGCCACTCCCGGGCGCATTGTCAAACGCCAAGAGGGGTTTTTAGACTTCGCCAAGTTTTCTACCCCTGTGGCGGCTAATGGGGTGGTGAGCAATATTTGCTATCAAATTTATGGTGTAGGGGTGGGCGGGGGTTTTATAGAGGCGCGCTACATCAAACGCTTTTTACGCCAAAAGTCGCCCTATTATGGCGACATCGGGGTGAGGGTGCGCCAAAGGGGGGGCGTGGTGGTCGAGAGCATCGATCCTTTTTTTCCAAACAACCCTTTTTTAGAGCAGGACAAAATCACCAATATCAATGGGCGCAACATCAACAATGTGCGGGAGTTTGAATGGGTGGTGAGTAATTTAGCCTACCAGGAGCGCGCCAGCGTGCAGGTTTTACGGGGGGGGCGTTTGAGGGCTTTACAAGTGAGGGTGGATAAACGCTATGGGGGGTTTTTGTTGCCTGATAGCTTTTTGGAGCGCTTTGGCATCCGGCTAAGCCCACATTTTGTCATCCAAACCATCAACAAGAGCCGCCCCCACGATTTTAAGCTCTTGCATGTGGGCGATAAGCTCGTATGGATCAACCGCAGACCCATAGCCCCCGCCGGCGTGAGCTTTAGTGCCAAGCTTGCCGCTCTGCGCCGCGCTTTAAGCCACGCCTACATGCAGGGGAGGATTGAAATGTTAGTTTTAAGAAATGGATTTGAGTTCTATGTCCGCTTGTGATTTGCGCTTGTTTAACGAGGTGTGCGCCGCCTTTGAGGCGTATCTTGTCGCGAGTAAGCCAAAACCAAAATTACAAGACTTTGACCCTCCTTTTGATCCCTCTTTTAAATTTGAAACCGCCCTTTGGGAGATGCTTTTAAATGGGGGCAAACGCTTTAGACCCAAGCTTTTATTAGCTGTTGTGTGCGCCTTTGTGCGCTCAAGTAAGCGCATACAACAAGCCCACCCCATCGCCCTAGCCCTAGAGGTATTGCATACTTACTCGCTTATCCACGATGATTTACCTTGCATGGACAACTCCCCCCTGCGTCGCGGTCATCCCACCCTACACACCACCTACAACGAAACCACAGCTACGCTTGTGGGCGATGGTTTAAACACCTACGCCTTTGAGCTCATCGTAAGTGCCAAACTCTCAAGCCCCCTAAAGGTGCGCTTAGTGGCGACTCTAGCACAATGTGGGGGGTTAGGGGCATGGTGCTAGGCCAAGCCCTAGATTGCCACTTTGAGGGGCAGGAGTTGGAGCAAGCACAATTAGAGAAATTACACACCCTAAAGACGGGTAAACTCATTGCCGCCAGCCTTAAAATGGGCGCGCTCATTGCCCAAGAGTTTAGCAAGACCCCTAAAGATTTAACGCAAACCCTTTTTAATTTTGGGCTGTTAATGGGGTTGTTTTTTCAAGTGCGTGATGACATCATCGATGCCACCCAAAGCCCTGAGCAATCGGGCAAAAGCACGCATGCTGATGGCTTGAAAAACACCTATGTGCGCTTGCTCGGGCTAGAGGGGGCTAGGGGGTATTTAAGCACTTTACAAGCGCAACTTTTAGAGAGGCTAGCACAGCTGCCCCCCGCCCTGAAAGGGTATTTAACGCATTTGCTGGAGAGCTTGGCATGAAGCCTTATATTTTACTCACAAACGATGATGGCTATGAGGCAAGGGGGCTTTTAGTACTCAAGGAGGCGCTAGAACCCATCGCTGAGATCTTGGTGGTCGCCCCTAAAAATGAAAAATCCGCCTGCGGACATGGGGTTACAACCACCCTGCCCTTGCGCTTGGAGCAAATGGGGGATGGGTATTACCGCGTGGACGATGGCACGCCCACAGATTGCGTGTGTTTGGCTTTATCCATTGCCAAACGCCCCTTTGATTTACTCATCTCAGGGATTAACCACGGCTCGAACATGGGCGAGGATGTGCTCTACTCAGGCACCGTTGCCGGGGCGATTGAGGGCACGATCCACAATATCCCCTCCATCGCCTTGTCGCAATACATCAAAGAGCGCAAACTCTTTAGCCAATTTGATTTTGCCCTAGCTAAAGAAATTGCCTTAAAACTTGTAGAGCATTGCTTAAAAGAATACCCCCTAAAGGGGCGTAAGTTTTTAAATGTCAATGTCCCCCAAAGCCCGCATTTTAAGGGGGTGAAAATCACACAGCAGGGCATCCGCTTGTATGCCAACAATATCCACTGCAAGCAAGATCCCAAGGGCAAGCAGTATTGCTGGATGGGGGTCAATCCCTTGCGTTGGGAGGAAAGAGAGGGGACAATGAGCGATTTTAAAGCCCTAAAAGAGGGCTTTGTGTCCATCACACCCATCACGCTGAACATGACAAGTTACGCCGATTTAGAGGGTTTGCAAGGCTGGTTTGCCTAAACTTATAGTAGAATGGGGTTTATGAAAACAAAACACCTTTTTTTGTGGTTGTTGCCTATAGTCTTTCTCTTTAGTGGTTGCCACCGCTTGAACATGGGCTATTTCTCTGAGGTGCGTGGGGGGTATATCTTTAATGTCAGCTCGCCCACGGTGGTGGTCTACAACAAGGAGGACATGGTAACCTCCTTTTACATCCAGCTCATCATCTACGACTTGCAAGAGCTCGGTTTTTACAATGTCTTTAGCATGCAAGAATACCCCGCCTCTAAAGCCAAAAATGTCATTTACGCCCAAGTGGTGCGTAACATCTCTGCCGTGCCTGTGCTCGCCTACCACTACACCCTCATAGACAGAGCTAAGAGCAACCATTGTTATTGGCATGAAGGGCAATTTTATTGCGCCAAAATCCCCACAGACTACTACGCCATCAATGGCTTTTCGGCGTATTCTAAAATGTTGGCTGGGTCGCATTTTATTTTAGACTGGTGGGACAATGTCATCAATAAACGGGTGCTTTACATTGACGGGAGTGTGAGCGGGAACACCTGCGGGTATGACCGCTTGTATGAAGAGCTCATCTCTAACACCATCGGGCGCATAGACTTCACCAGGTCGGAGCATTACCGCTACTACCACCAACTCCCCATTTACCAGCCCTGCTATAGGCGTTAAAATGCAAATCCGCCGTTTGTTTAACTTCTGTGCGAGCCACATCGTGCGTAACTGCACTTCTAGGCGGTGCGCCACGAGCATACACGGACATAACTACCAAGTGGAAGTCTTTTTAAAAGCACACAAGCTAGACAGAGCGGGCATGGCCTTAGATTTTGGGATTTTTAAAAATGAAATCGCCAGCTTCGTTGACGCATTTGACCACGCCCACCATTTTTGGGACAAAGAAGCCGTAGGCTTCCAAAGTTTTATCATGGACACTTGCGAACGCCATGTGAAACTAAGCTTTAACCCAAGTGCCGAGCATTACGCTTTAATGTTCCACCTTTTCATCAGCGCGATTTTAGAGGCAACAGAACTACATAACAACGAGGCGGTGAAAGTCTGCTCTGTGAGAGTGCATGAAACCAGCTATGGCTACGCCCAAAGTGAGGCAGAGGATTTAAGTAACCCCGACTTAATGGGGGCAATCTCTTTAGAGGGCGTGGTGTTTTCCCCCGCCGTTTTAAAAGACATGCCAAATCCAAAACTCTTAGAGCAGCTTTTAAATTACCACCAAGCCAAAGAAAACGCCCAAGTCATGCCTAAAAAACCCTTCTCTAGCCCCCTACCCCTAGCCCAAATATGAGCCTACCCCTAGTAGAAATCTTTTACAGCTTGCAGGGCGAGGGCTCTTGTGTGGGGCAACCGAGTGTGTTTATCCGCTTAGGGGGGTGCAATTTTAAATGCGTGGGCTTTGGAGTGAAGGCAAATATTGAGGGGCAAGAGCTTGTGGGCTGTGATAGTATCTACGCTGTGCGCCCCAATTCTAAATGGCAATATCTAAAGAGTGCCAAAGAGCTTTTAGACAAACTCCCCGCCTTTAACTCTAAACACTTGCCTTTAATCGTGCTCACCGGGGGTGAGCCAAGCCTGCATTTTAAAAACCCTATTTTGCTAGAGGCGTTGCAAATTTTGCAGACAAAAGGGCATGAACTTTGGGTTGAGAGTAATGGGAGTGTGTTGTTTGACTTTAGCCCGCCCTTAGATTCTCTGCACTTTACCCTAAGCCCCAAGTTGGCCTTTAGTGGCGAGCAAACCCCCCTAAAGCCCTTGCAACACATCTTAGACAACGCCCTAGAAGTGGTGTTTAAATTCGTGCTAAAAAGCCCTGAAGATATACAAGAAGTGCAAGCCTTGCTAAAAAGGTTGCATTTTAAAAAGCCCCCCTTAGTCTATCTCATGCCCCTAGCCACAGATCAAGAGAGCTTACAAGAGGGTTTAGAGAGTTTAGTGGCCGTGTGTTTAGCGCATGGCTACTCTTTAGGCCAAAGGCTACACATACAGCTTTGGGGCAACACACCGGGGCGCTAATGTTAGAGGCATTTAGGGCGCACATTGAGAGCATTAGCAAAGAGGACGGCACGCATAAATTTAGCCTTGATAGTGTGCTAGAAATGGGCGAGGGGCACAAGGCGTTAGAGCTTTTAGCCCACGCCTTAAAAGAGCAAAGGCAAATCATTATCGGGGGGGATTACGATTGCGATGGCATGAGCGGGACAGCCCTAGCCCTATACTTCTTTAAAGAGGTGCTGCACTACCCCAAAGTCAATTACATCATCCCCAGACGCAACATAGACAGCTATGGCATGAGCGTAGAACTCTTACAAGCCTACGCCCATCAAGAACGCTTAGTGAAAATCCACTACAACGCTAAAGGGCAAAGCTTAGGGGGCAAGCCCCTAAACTTTAAGGATAGTCTATTCATCACCATAGACAATGGGGCAACCATCCCCGATGAGGTGTGCGCCTTTTTACACGCCCACAACACGCCTTTAATCTTAAGCGATCAC is a genomic window of Helicobacter sp. NHP19-012 containing:
- the panD gene encoding aspartate 1-decarboxylase, with translation MPLIQALYSKIHRAVVTDANLNYEGSITLGADLLKASKLAPFMKVDILNINNGARFSTYVIEGAGYEVCINGAASRLVQKGDLVIIVAYVSLPLEDLPNHKPHIVFVDHNNAPKKDISC
- a CDS encoding YbaB/EbfC family nucleoid-associated protein, which encodes MLDFSQFGGLLSSLQEQIKEMENKSKETTFEAKSGGGLVKVKFNGAGELLDIFIDDGLLEDKEALQIYLMSALNEAYKQVEDARKNAAFGMLGGINPFAK
- a CDS encoding DUF7488 domain-containing protein; the protein is MPHARKRFLLAFLGLLALFLNALQGYDFSHCEGYYKRASHSGSVSLFWKGGQVSFAHGKLPKGAKILKADPFIGFYLLKTPPTEFAYNLLDIDERAYTHPLASISTDRATPGRIVKRQEGFLDFAKFSTPVAANGVVSNICYQIYGVGVGGGFIEARYIKRFLRQKSPYYGDIGVRVRQRGGVVVESIDPFFPNNPFLEQDKITNINGRNINNVREFEWVVSNLAYQERASVQVLRGGRLRALQVRVDKRYGGFLLPDSFLERFGIRLSPHFVIQTINKSRPHDFKLLHVGDKLVWINRRPIAPAGVSFSAKLAALRRALSHAYMQGRIEMLVLRNGFEFYVRL
- the surE gene encoding 5'/3'-nucleotidase SurE, whose translation is MKPYILLTNDDGYEARGLLVLKEALEPIAEILVVAPKNEKSACGHGVTTTLPLRLEQMGDGYYRVDDGTPTDCVCLALSIAKRPFDLLISGINHGSNMGEDVLYSGTVAGAIEGTIHNIPSIALSQYIKERKLFSQFDFALAKEIALKLVEHCLKEYPLKGRKFLNVNVPQSPHFKGVKITQQGIRLYANNIHCKQDPKGKQYCWMGVNPLRWEEREGTMSDFKALKEGFVSITPITLNMTSYADLEGLQGWFA
- a CDS encoding 6-pyruvoyl trahydropterin synthase family protein, with the protein product MQIRRLFNFCASHIVRNCTSRRCATSIHGHNYQVEVFLKAHKLDRAGMALDFGIFKNEIASFVDAFDHAHHFWDKEAVGFQSFIMDTCERHVKLSFNPSAEHYALMFHLFISAILEATELHNNEAVKVCSVRVHETSYGYAQSEAEDLSNPDLMGAISLEGVVFSPAVLKDMPNPKLLEQLLNYHQAKENAQVMPKKPFSSPLPLAQI
- a CDS encoding 7-carboxy-7-deazaguanine synthase QueE, translating into MSLPLVEIFYSLQGEGSCVGQPSVFIRLGGCNFKCVGFGVKANIEGQELVGCDSIYAVRPNSKWQYLKSAKELLDKLPAFNSKHLPLIVLTGGEPSLHFKNPILLEALQILQTKGHELWVESNGSVLFDFSPPLDSLHFTLSPKLAFSGEQTPLKPLQHILDNALEVVFKFVLKSPEDIQEVQALLKRLHFKKPPLVYLMPLATDQESLQEGLESLVAVCLAHGYSLGQRLHIQLWGNTPGR